In Parasegetibacter sp. NRK P23, a single genomic region encodes these proteins:
- a CDS encoding Crp/Fnr family transcriptional regulator, giving the protein MFSAINENISKYVSFTPEEIAVFNDALQLKTVPKKTFLLQEGEICRFEAFINKGCIRTYYLDEKGAEVTLQFAIEHWWVSDIASFHEQKPSRMFIETLEDCELLTLNPESKELLLRKAPCFERMFRLLVQRNLSRLQERIFHTISLNATEKYLDFLEHYPGIPNRVAQHYIASYLGFSPEFLSKVRTKLAKK; this is encoded by the coding sequence ATGTTCAGCGCCATCAATGAAAATATTTCGAAGTATGTTTCCTTTACGCCCGAAGAGATCGCCGTTTTCAACGATGCGCTCCAATTGAAAACCGTGCCCAAAAAAACCTTTCTCCTTCAGGAAGGTGAAATCTGCCGTTTCGAAGCGTTCATCAACAAAGGCTGTATCCGAACGTATTATCTTGATGAGAAAGGCGCTGAAGTGACCCTTCAGTTCGCCATCGAACATTGGTGGGTAAGCGACATCGCCAGTTTTCATGAACAAAAACCTTCCCGCATGTTCATTGAAACACTGGAAGATTGCGAACTGCTTACCCTGAACCCCGAATCGAAGGAGTTGCTGCTGCGGAAAGCACCCTGCTTCGAAAGAATGTTCAGGCTCCTGGTGCAGCGCAACTTATCCCGGTTGCAGGAACGGATTTTCCATACCATTTCCCTGAACGCCACGGAGAAATACCTCGATTTCCTCGAACATTATCCAGGGATCCCCAACCGGGTTGCCCAGCACTATATCGCTTCCTACCTCGGTTTCTCCCCGGAATTCCTCAGTAAAGTGCGCACAAAACTCGCGAAGAAATGA
- a CDS encoding cytochrome d ubiquinol oxidase subunit II codes for MIYVVITFLWASILLYLLMGGADFGAGILELFTSRKNRRKTRKTLYQAIGPIWEANHMWLIIAIVILFVGFPGIYATMSVYLHIPLTVMLIGIIARGTAFTFRHYDAVVDEMQYVYNKIFVYSSFITPLFLGIIAASAVSGQINTNATSFADAYIFSWLNLFSVAVGFFTASICAYLAAIYLIGETKLVPDERQRFIVKARSANIAALVSGALVFIAAEIENVPVKNWVFGNLPGILAIALATASLILMWYLINKGRSVVIRVLAGFQVAMILFATTYIHYPNIVVLDNGYLSLIEHQGHEKTIRALGWALLLGSIFILPALFYLIYSFKRKKV; via the coding sequence ATGATATACGTTGTGATCACCTTTTTGTGGGCATCCATTCTTTTGTACCTGCTGATGGGCGGCGCCGATTTTGGCGCGGGCATACTCGAACTGTTTACATCGCGGAAGAACCGCAGGAAAACCAGGAAAACACTCTACCAGGCGATAGGCCCCATCTGGGAGGCCAACCACATGTGGCTCATCATCGCGATCGTGATCCTGTTCGTAGGCTTCCCGGGCATCTACGCTACCATGTCGGTTTACCTCCACATCCCGCTAACGGTGATGCTTATCGGCATTATCGCCCGGGGAACGGCTTTTACTTTCCGTCACTACGACGCGGTCGTGGATGAAATGCAGTATGTGTACAATAAGATATTCGTGTATTCCAGTTTCATCACGCCGCTTTTCCTGGGCATCATCGCCGCCAGCGCTGTATCAGGACAGATCAATACCAACGCCACCTCCTTCGCCGACGCTTATATTTTCAGTTGGCTGAACCTGTTCTCGGTAGCCGTGGGCTTTTTCACCGCCTCCATCTGCGCTTACCTGGCCGCCATCTACCTGATCGGGGAAACCAAGCTGGTACCCGATGAACGGCAAAGGTTCATTGTAAAGGCACGCAGTGCCAATATCGCCGCATTGGTGAGTGGCGCATTGGTGTTCATTGCGGCCGAAATTGAAAACGTGCCCGTAAAGAACTGGGTATTCGGTAACCTGCCTGGCATACTGGCCATCGCATTGGCTACCGCTTCACTGATCCTGATGTGGTACCTCATTAACAAAGGCAGAAGCGTGGTGATCCGCGTGCTCGCCGGTTTCCAGGTAGCCATGATCCTTTTCGCCACCACCTATATTCACTACCCGAATATTGTGGTGCTCGACAATGGGTATCTATCCCTTATCGAGCACCAGGGCCATGAGAAAACGATCCGGGCATTGGGATGGGCCCTGCTGCTCGGGAGTATCTTCATTCTTCCAGCCCTGTTCTACCTGATCTATTCTTTCAAAAGAAAGAAAGTCTAA
- a CDS encoding cytochrome ubiquinol oxidase subunit I translates to MNDFIAARSQMALSLGFHIIFSCIGMVMPFFMAVSHLYYLRTGKPVYKNLTKAWSKGVAIFFATGAVSGTVLSFELGLLWPEFMKHAGPIFGMPFSLEGTAFFIEAIALGFFLYGWNRFNKWFHWATGVLVGVSGLVSGILVVAANAWMNSPAGFDYVNGQYLNIDPIAAMFNDAWFSQALHMSLAAFAATGFAVAGIHALMILRKRNVEFHSKAFRIAAIFGTVAAILQPLSGDISAKDVAKRQPIKLAAMEAHFQTEKKAAFVIGGIPDEKNKKVNHAVKIPGVLSFLAHGDFNAEVKGLDAFPEDQHPPVAITHYAFQVMIGLGMLMMGLALLYFFALWKKKNWLFSRWLLRLFVIATPMGFIAVEAGWTVTEVGRQPWIIYGIMRTSEAVTPMPGIVYSFYIFTAMYLSLSLIVIYMLYRQIRMVGTLYDVPEKDTEPQNAPA, encoded by the coding sequence ATGAACGATTTTATCGCGGCCCGCTCGCAGATGGCCCTGTCGCTGGGCTTCCACATTATATTTTCCTGTATCGGTATGGTGATGCCGTTTTTTATGGCGGTATCCCACCTGTATTACCTGAGAACGGGAAAACCGGTGTATAAGAACCTGACCAAAGCCTGGAGCAAGGGTGTGGCCATCTTCTTCGCGACGGGTGCCGTTTCCGGAACGGTATTGTCGTTTGAATTGGGCTTATTGTGGCCTGAATTCATGAAACATGCCGGCCCCATTTTCGGGATGCCGTTTTCGCTGGAAGGAACGGCTTTCTTTATTGAGGCCATTGCCCTGGGCTTTTTTCTGTACGGCTGGAACCGCTTCAACAAATGGTTTCACTGGGCCACGGGGGTATTGGTGGGCGTGAGCGGACTGGTTTCGGGTATCCTGGTGGTGGCGGCGAATGCGTGGATGAACAGTCCTGCAGGATTTGATTATGTGAATGGCCAATACCTCAACATCGATCCTATCGCCGCGATGTTCAACGATGCCTGGTTCTCGCAGGCCCTGCACATGTCGCTGGCGGCTTTCGCCGCGACCGGGTTCGCTGTGGCGGGTATTCACGCGCTGATGATTCTGCGCAAAAGGAACGTGGAATTTCACAGCAAAGCCTTCCGCATCGCGGCCATCTTCGGAACAGTGGCGGCCATACTACAACCTTTGAGCGGCGATATTTCGGCGAAAGATGTGGCCAAAAGACAACCCATCAAGCTCGCGGCCATGGAAGCGCATTTTCAAACCGAAAAGAAAGCGGCCTTCGTGATCGGCGGGATACCGGATGAAAAGAACAAAAAAGTGAACCATGCCGTCAAAATCCCCGGGGTATTAAGTTTTCTCGCGCATGGGGATTTTAACGCGGAAGTAAAAGGACTGGACGCTTTCCCGGAAGACCAACATCCGCCCGTAGCCATTACCCACTACGCATTCCAGGTGATGATCGGACTTGGGATGCTGATGATGGGTCTTGCGTTGCTCTATTTCTTTGCGCTCTGGAAAAAGAAGAACTGGCTGTTCAGCCGGTGGCTCCTGCGGCTCTTCGTGATCGCCACCCCTATGGGCTTTATCGCCGTGGAAGCGGGCTGGACGGTTACCGAAGTGGGGCGGCAACCCTGGATCATCTACGGCATCATGCGTACCTCCGAAGCCGTTACCCCCATGCCGGGTATCGTTTATTCCTTCTATATCTTCACCGCCATGTACCTTTCCCTCTCCCTGATCGTGATCTATATGTTGTACCGGCAGATCAGGATGGTGGGAACATTATACGATGTGCCTGAAAAAGATACCGAACCTCAAAACGCACCCGCATGA
- a CDS encoding Crp/Fnr family transcriptional regulator yields the protein MDTFIAYILQFGNLNNQQIELIKSRATEITLRKDEFYWEAGKTVKQIGFLTEGVLRVYYYNNKGEEITRYFIDDKHLILSGNTVEEFYTPSEYLQAITDCKMVVFSKRDWIDISETIIGWDNIVQKIIAKHHTEKIKRRSDLVSQDATARYLDFIEKFPTLANRIPLVYIASYLGMTASSLSRIRKNIR from the coding sequence ATGGACACATTTATCGCATACATCTTACAATTTGGCAATTTGAATAACCAACAAATTGAACTGATAAAAAGCCGCGCGACAGAAATAACACTTCGCAAAGACGAATTTTATTGGGAAGCCGGAAAAACAGTGAAACAAATCGGCTTTCTTACCGAGGGTGTGCTCCGTGTTTATTACTATAACAATAAAGGCGAAGAAATTACACGCTACTTTATTGACGACAAACACTTGATTTTATCGGGCAATACTGTTGAAGAATTTTATACACCATCAGAGTATCTGCAAGCCATCACGGATTGCAAAATGGTTGTTTTCTCAAAGCGGGACTGGATAGATATTTCAGAAACTATTATTGGATGGGATAATATTGTTCAAAAAATAATTGCCAAACACCACACCGAAAAAATTAAAAGAAGAAGCGATTTGGTGTCGCAGGATGCAACGGCACGCTACCTTGATTTCATTGAAAAATTCCCAACACTGGCTAACCGTATTCCGCTCGTATACATCGCTTCGTATTTGGGGATGACCGCATCATCCTTGAGCAGAATAAGAAAAAATATCCGCTAA
- a CDS encoding aldo/keto reductase, which produces MDTRKLGNSGLEVAALGFGAMGLSFPNAPTKEESIKLIRSAVEQGVTLFDTAQAYGENELLVGEALHPLRKKVVIATKFGFKNGSIQFGLDSRPENIKSVAEASLKRLRTDVIDLFYQHRPDPNVPIEDVAGAVKDLIQQGKVKYFGLSEANAATIRKAHAILSVTALQSEYSMFWREPENEILPTLEELGIGLVSFSPLGKGFLTGSLKEAELSRGFPRFSEENRAANQPLVDFVASIAKDKNVTPAQVALSWLLAQKPFIVPIPGTSKMSRLQENIGATNISLTNDELSKINTKLATMKIVGERYPAPKRNIVE; this is translated from the coding sequence ATGGACACAAGGAAATTAGGTAACAGTGGATTAGAAGTAGCCGCGCTGGGTTTTGGCGCAATGGGTTTGAGTTTTCCCAACGCGCCAACAAAAGAAGAAAGCATAAAATTAATCCGTTCAGCAGTTGAACAAGGCGTTACACTTTTTGATACAGCGCAAGCCTATGGTGAAAACGAATTGTTGGTGGGCGAAGCATTGCACCCTTTACGTAAGAAAGTTGTAATTGCAACAAAGTTCGGTTTCAAAAATGGAAGTATTCAATTTGGTTTAGACAGCCGGCCGGAAAATATAAAATCCGTTGCGGAAGCATCTTTAAAGAGATTAAGAACCGATGTGATTGATTTGTTTTACCAACACAGACCCGACCCTAATGTTCCGATTGAAGACGTTGCAGGAGCAGTAAAGGACCTTATACAACAAGGAAAAGTAAAATACTTTGGTTTGTCGGAAGCCAATGCGGCAACCATTCGCAAGGCGCACGCTATTTTGTCCGTAACCGCTTTGCAAAGCGAATACTCCATGTTTTGGCGCGAACCAGAAAATGAAATCCTTCCAACATTGGAAGAACTGGGCATTGGGTTGGTTTCTTTCAGTCCGTTGGGTAAAGGTTTTTTAACAGGCTCGTTAAAAGAAGCTGAATTGAGTAGGGGATTCCCTCGTTTCAGCGAAGAAAACAGAGCCGCCAATCAGCCATTGGTTGATTTCGTTGCTTCCATTGCAAAAGATAAAAACGTTACACCAGCGCAAGTCGCGTTAAGTTGGTTGCTGGCCCAAAAACCATTTATTGTTCCAATTCCGGGCACTTCGAAAATGTCTCGCTTACAAGAAAATATAGGCGCTACAAACATTTCATTGACAAATGACGAATTGAGTAAAATAAATACCAAATTGGCGACAATGAAAATTGTA